A window from Elusimicrobiota bacterium encodes these proteins:
- a CDS encoding flavodoxin family protein, with translation MKLLLISSSPRMAHSNTFLLAKEVLKGAAGPDVTSEIIHLSGLKIKFCAECGKCHKKIMGCPIKDDANNILEKMLKADGIIIASPNYINQVTASMKALFDRSSHFIHCKRLLDKYIAGAVSSGSGRDTEVVDYVGHYANVCGAQYCGGVSSRAMTVNEKMKEAFELGKTLASDIRKKKAYPGQKKAIENAKKYFGAIIKARKKDWAGEYQYWRKKGWL, from the coding sequence ATGAAACTGCTTTTAATTTCTTCAAGTCCCCGGATGGCACACAGCAATACCTTTCTTCTGGCCAAAGAGGTGCTGAAAGGCGCTGCCGGACCGGACGTGACTTCCGAAATTATCCATTTGTCCGGCCTCAAAATAAAGTTTTGCGCGGAATGCGGGAAATGCCATAAAAAGATAATGGGCTGCCCCATAAAGGACGACGCGAATAATATTCTGGAAAAAATGCTGAAGGCCGACGGCATAATTATAGCTTCCCCCAACTATATAAATCAGGTCACGGCCTCAATGAAAGCCCTTTTTGACCGTTCCTCCCATTTCATCCACTGCAAGCGTCTTCTGGATAAATATATAGCCGGCGCCGTTTCTTCGGGCAGCGGCCGGGACACGGAGGTTGTGGACTATGTCGGGCATTACGCCAATGTCTGCGGCGCGCAATATTGCGGAGGAGTATCCTCCCGCGCTATGACGGTCAATGAGAAAATGAAAGAAGCTTTTGAGCTGGGCAAAACCCTGGCCTCGGACATCCGCAAAAAAAAGGCCTATCCCGGCCAGAAGAAGGCCATTGAGAATGCCAAAAAATATTTCGGCGCGATAATCAAGGCCAGAAAAAAAGACTGGGCGGGCGAGTATCAGTACTGGCGGAAAAAAGGCTGGCTGTAA
- a CDS encoding response regulator transcription factor, whose amino-acid sequence MKAGAKILVVDDEKSIRRFMDASLTAKGYEVMLAKTGQEGVKTAAENHPDVVILDLNLPDKDGLAVLKEIRGFSRVPVIILTVKSADSDKELLLDSGADDYLLKPFSLTELLARIRVALRHSINLQEDTTFRHGPLEIDFGKRKVFISGEEAHLTATEFNLLKALVSHAGKIVTQSHLLSEIWGPHAVEQSHYLRIYISQLRRKLEDKSPELRGFIITDPGVGYRIQV is encoded by the coding sequence ATGAAAGCAGGCGCGAAAATTCTTGTTGTCGACGACGAAAAATCAATACGGCGTTTCATGGACGCCAGTCTTACCGCTAAAGGCTATGAGGTAATGCTCGCCAAAACCGGCCAGGAAGGCGTGAAAACGGCGGCTGAAAATCACCCGGATGTGGTGATCTTGGACCTTAACCTGCCGGATAAAGACGGGCTTGCAGTGCTGAAGGAAATACGCGGATTTTCAAGGGTGCCGGTAATAATACTGACAGTGAAAAGCGCCGACTCGGACAAGGAACTTTTACTGGATTCCGGCGCTGATGATTATTTGCTCAAGCCTTTCAGCCTGACGGAACTTCTGGCAAGAATACGCGTGGCGCTGCGTCACTCTATCAACCTGCAGGAAGATACGACATTCAGGCACGGCCCGCTGGAAATTGATTTTGGCAAACGGAAAGTTTTCATCTCCGGAGAAGAAGCCCATCTGACAGCCACTGAATTCAACCTGCTTAAGGCTCTGGTCAGCCATGCCGGAAAGATAGTAACGCAATCCCATCTGTTGTCCGAAATATGGGGCCCGCACGCCGTTGAGCAGTCCCATTATCTGCGGATATATATAAGCCAACTTCGCCGCAAACTGGAAGACAAAAGTCCGGAACTCCGCGGCTTTATAATCACCGATCCCGGCGTAGGCTATAGGATCCAGGTCTGA
- a CDS encoding sensor histidine kinase KdpD yields the protein MTDNDAIRPDPDELLKSLKKVQEREKGGKLKIFLGMSAGVGKTYAMLEAAHALIKDGSDVIAGIIETHGRTETQKLLENIPVIPRKPISYRDKEFAELDIDALLKRKPEFALVDELAHTNIPGSRHEKRWQDIVELLDHGINVYTTLNIQHVESRKDDVELATGIAIQETVPDSVIERSEQIELVDIPPETLLERLAEGKVYLGEKAAQAADNFFRQDKLTALREIALRFVGDVVGNDLRELSAAGQSSKYSREKLLVAVSHSPHSRRLIRAARKMAFSAEADWIALHVDTGVALVQEDKNRLSENIEFARGLGAAIITTTDADLVSAIARVGKQHGVTKILIGRPRRTLFSKLSPSLLGRLLTETDIDIHVLHDEQLPAGSKRIFYLPFSHVAGKRPYQSALVLIGAITVIGALLAPAVSYQSIGFLYLLAVLAAGAFLTVGPILFSSVLSAMVWNFFFIPPKYTLGITRTEDALMCLTYLLVAAITGLLSHRIMRNQQLLRTKEKSSDAMLDIMAQFAFQSNRKECLQTVMNKMRGFFDASFEVVFVKGGHDYDITTAAPVRWLSDAREWAIAKWVLDNGKEAGWSTDTLSSSQALYIPLIAHGKVTGVLAYMPNKPDTALAEEARSLLLALCGQIAFYFEQEVYREEAQSAEELKRSEKLYQTILNSVSHEIKTPITAIIGLVSALEDEKIAADPQARKPILGELSEAAERLNREVTNILDMSRLSSGLLSLKKEWFDVRDLAESCAAKLHQRLDAHKLELHVPDKLPFLYADYALMEQVLVNILSNALNYTRPGSRIELSALQKGETIVIRVTDSGQGIPQEYLGKVFDRFFRVPGTPAGGTGLGLAIAKTVVELHNGAIAASNRPDGGAEFTITLPVEPQPNLETK from the coding sequence ATGACAGACAATGACGCGATCCGACCGGACCCCGATGAACTTTTGAAGTCGCTTAAAAAAGTTCAGGAGCGGGAGAAAGGCGGCAAACTGAAAATATTTCTGGGCATGTCGGCCGGCGTGGGCAAGACCTATGCCATGCTGGAAGCCGCGCATGCCCTGATAAAAGACGGCTCCGACGTGATCGCCGGCATAATAGAGACCCACGGGCGGACGGAAACGCAAAAACTGCTGGAAAACATACCGGTAATTCCAAGAAAACCGATCTCTTACAGAGATAAAGAGTTCGCCGAGCTGGATATAGACGCTCTGCTTAAACGCAAGCCTGAATTCGCCCTGGTGGACGAATTGGCGCACACCAATATCCCCGGTTCGCGGCATGAAAAACGCTGGCAGGATATTGTCGAGCTTCTGGACCACGGCATCAACGTTTACACCACGCTCAATATCCAGCACGTGGAAAGCCGCAAAGATGATGTGGAACTGGCTACAGGCATTGCGATACAGGAAACCGTGCCGGATTCCGTTATAGAACGCTCGGAACAGATAGAGCTGGTGGATATCCCCCCCGAAACGCTGCTGGAAAGGCTTGCCGAGGGCAAAGTATATCTGGGCGAAAAAGCGGCGCAGGCCGCTGACAATTTTTTCCGGCAGGACAAGCTTACCGCCCTGCGCGAAATCGCGCTGAGGTTCGTGGGTGATGTGGTGGGCAACGATTTGCGGGAACTATCCGCCGCGGGGCAGTCTTCCAAATACTCGCGTGAGAAACTGCTGGTCGCTGTCAGCCACAGCCCGCATTCCCGCAGGCTTATACGCGCGGCCAGAAAAATGGCTTTCTCGGCGGAGGCGGACTGGATAGCGCTGCATGTGGATACCGGCGTTGCTTTAGTGCAGGAGGATAAAAACAGGCTTTCCGAAAATATAGAATTTGCGCGCGGTCTTGGCGCGGCAATTATCACCACCACGGACGCGGATCTGGTTTCCGCCATCGCAAGAGTCGGTAAGCAGCATGGCGTGACTAAAATACTTATAGGCAGGCCGCGCCGGACTCTTTTTTCGAAGCTGAGCCCTTCATTGCTGGGCCGGCTGCTGACGGAAACGGATATTGACATTCATGTCCTGCACGACGAGCAGTTGCCTGCCGGCTCAAAAAGAATATTTTATCTGCCGTTTTCGCATGTGGCCGGCAAACGGCCTTACCAGTCCGCGCTTGTTCTGATCGGAGCGATAACCGTTATAGGAGCGTTGCTCGCTCCGGCCGTAAGCTATCAGTCGATCGGATTTTTATATCTGCTTGCGGTGCTTGCGGCGGGAGCTTTTCTTACCGTCGGCCCGATATTGTTCTCTTCCGTGTTAAGCGCCATGGTCTGGAATTTCTTTTTCATCCCGCCAAAATACACCTTGGGTATTACGCGGACGGAAGACGCGCTGATGTGCCTGACATACCTGTTGGTCGCCGCCATAACAGGTTTGCTAAGCCACCGCATAATGCGCAACCAGCAGCTTTTGCGGACGAAGGAAAAATCAAGCGATGCTATGCTGGATATTATGGCGCAATTCGCTTTTCAATCCAACCGCAAAGAATGCCTGCAGACCGTAATGAACAAAATGCGCGGTTTCTTCGACGCTTCATTTGAAGTGGTATTCGTAAAAGGCGGACATGATTATGATATAACGACCGCCGCCCCGGTGCGCTGGCTTTCGGATGCGCGGGAATGGGCTATAGCGAAGTGGGTATTGGACAACGGCAAAGAAGCGGGTTGGAGCACGGACACTTTAAGCTCGTCCCAGGCATTATACATACCGCTTATAGCGCACGGCAAAGTTACGGGAGTATTGGCTTACATGCCCAATAAACCTGATACAGCGCTTGCTGAAGAAGCCAGAAGCCTGCTGCTGGCCCTGTGCGGACAAATCGCGTTCTATTTTGAGCAGGAAGTTTACCGGGAAGAGGCGCAATCCGCTGAAGAGCTGAAACGCTCTGAAAAACTTTATCAGACCATACTCAACAGCGTATCGCATGAAATAAAAACACCGATCACGGCCATAATAGGGCTTGTCTCCGCGTTGGAAGACGAAAAGATAGCGGCCGACCCGCAGGCGCGGAAACCGATATTAGGCGAGCTTTCAGAAGCGGCGGAGCGCCTCAACAGGGAAGTAACTAATATTCTGGACATGTCCCGTCTCTCATCGGGGCTGCTCAGCCTTAAAAAAGAATGGTTCGATGTGCGCGATTTGGCGGAGTCCTGCGCCGCCAAACTTCACCAAAGGCTGGACGCGCATAAGCTGGAGCTGCATGTCCCAGATAAACTGCCTTTTTTATACGCGGATTATGCGCTTATGGAACAGGTTTTAGTGAATATTTTGTCCAACGCCCTTAATTATACCCGGCCCGGAAGCCGCATAGAATTGAGCGCGCTGCAAAAAGGCGAAACGATAGTGATACGGGTGACGGACAGCGGACAGGGCATACCGCAGGAATATCTGGGAAAGGTGTTTGACCGCTTTTTCCGGGTGCCGGGTACGCCGGCCGGCGGCACGGGGCTCGGCCTTGCGATCGCGAAAACTGTCGTTGAACTGCATAACGGCGCTATAGCCGCGTCAAACCGGCCTGACGGCGGCGCGGAGTTTACAATAACATTGCCGGTGGAACCGCAGCCGAATTTGGAAACCAAATGA
- the kdpC gene encoding potassium-transporting ATPase subunit KdpC gives MKTFWPAVKIFLVLTFITGLAYPLVVTGFARVFFSGKAGGSFVGGGGKTAGSELIGQEFKAPRYFWGRPSAIGYNPLPSGGGNLSPVSLALQKQAADNTLAFLAANPEAAGKPVPPEMVFASGSGVDPHISSEAARIQCARVAKARGVPEIDIISLVDALTEQRQVGFLGELRVNVLRLNLELDEKYLK, from the coding sequence ATGAAAACATTCTGGCCCGCAGTAAAAATTTTTCTGGTCCTGACTTTTATCACCGGCCTGGCTTATCCCCTTGTCGTCACCGGCTTCGCGCGGGTTTTCTTCTCCGGAAAAGCCGGCGGCAGTTTTGTGGGCGGCGGCGGTAAAACCGCCGGTTCGGAGCTTATAGGCCAGGAATTTAAGGCTCCCCGCTATTTTTGGGGGCGGCCTTCGGCCATCGGCTACAACCCTCTCCCGTCCGGCGGCGGCAATCTCTCGCCTGTTTCGCTGGCGCTCCAAAAACAGGCCGCTGACAATACCCTAGCCTTCCTGGCAGCCAATCCCGAAGCCGCGGGCAAACCGGTCCCGCCCGAGATGGTATTCGCATCAGGCAGCGGGGTGGACCCGCATATAAGTTCGGAAGCGGCGCGTATACAGTGTGCAAGAGTGGCGAAAGCACGCGGCGTGCCGGAAATTGATATTATATCCTTGGTTGACGCTCTAACAGAACAAAGGCAAGTTGGCTTTTTAGGCGAGTTGAGAGTCAATGTTTTGCGGCTCAATCTTGAACTGGATGAGAAATATTTAAAATGA
- the kdpB gene encoding potassium-transporting ATPase subunit KdpB: MAADKKPAFDKKLILESAVAAFKKLDPRIQARNPVMFVTLTGAVLTTAAMAQSLSSGPFPLFEFQISLWLWFTVLFANFAEALAESRGKAQAESLRKSRVEVMARLLENGKERKVPSSEVTKGDMVVCEAGDIIPADGEVVKGIASVDESAITGESAPVIRESGGDRSAVTGGTRVISDKLVIRVTAEPGKSFIDRMIALIEGAKRQKTPNEIALVMVLAGLTLIFLLAVSTLKLFSDYTAVSAGQDLGKLITVPVLVSLLVCLIPTTIGGLLSAIGIAGMDRLIRRNVIAKSGRAVEAAGDIGVLLLDKTGTITLGNRMATAFIPAPGISEEILAEASQLASLSDETPEGRSIVVLAKKRFELRARELHPAEASFVPFSAATQMSGIDMKGPDGKVVRSIRKGAVDAIREQADEAGLEFPAGLEAAHKEISRSGGTPLGVAENGKIIGLIHLKDMVKGGIKERFAELRKMGIRTVMITGDNPLTAAAIAAEAGVDDFISQATPESKLARIRREQEMGHLVAMTGDGTNDAPALAQADVGVTMNTGTQAAREAGNMVDLESNPTKLIEIVEIGKQLLMTRGARTTFSIANDVAKYFAIIPALFATLYMTAKHGGALSALNIMGLHSPQSAILSAVIFNAIIIVLLIPLALRGVAYRPESAGAVLRRNILIYGAGGIVAPFIGIKLIDMLITAVRLV, translated from the coding sequence ATGGCCGCAGATAAAAAACCCGCATTTGACAAAAAACTGATACTGGAGAGCGCAGTGGCAGCTTTTAAAAAACTGGACCCCCGCATTCAGGCGCGCAACCCCGTGATGTTCGTCACGCTCACCGGAGCGGTTCTTACCACGGCGGCCATGGCCCAGTCGCTCTCTTCCGGCCCCTTCCCGCTTTTTGAATTCCAGATAAGCCTCTGGCTCTGGTTCACTGTGCTTTTCGCCAATTTCGCGGAAGCGCTGGCTGAAAGCCGAGGTAAGGCCCAGGCTGAAAGCCTTAGAAAATCGCGGGTAGAGGTAATGGCGCGGCTGCTTGAGAACGGCAAAGAAAGAAAAGTGCCGTCCTCAGAGGTGACTAAAGGCGACATGGTGGTCTGCGAGGCCGGGGACATAATACCGGCGGACGGAGAAGTGGTGAAAGGAATAGCCAGCGTGGACGAATCGGCCATAACCGGGGAGTCGGCGCCGGTGATAAGGGAAAGCGGGGGTGACAGGAGCGCGGTGACGGGCGGCACCCGGGTTATCAGCGACAAGCTGGTGATACGCGTTACCGCGGAACCGGGCAAAAGTTTCATAGACCGCATGATAGCCCTGATAGAAGGAGCCAAACGCCAGAAAACGCCTAACGAGATCGCTTTGGTCATGGTCCTTGCGGGACTTACGCTGATATTCCTGCTCGCCGTCTCAACGCTGAAGCTCTTCTCGGATTACACCGCCGTTTCCGCGGGGCAGGACCTTGGAAAACTGATAACGGTCCCCGTGCTTGTGTCGCTTCTGGTCTGCCTGATACCCACCACGATAGGCGGGCTTCTGAGCGCCATAGGTATAGCGGGCATGGACCGCCTTATAAGGCGCAACGTTATAGCCAAAAGCGGCCGCGCGGTGGAAGCCGCGGGAGACATAGGCGTGCTGCTTTTGGACAAGACCGGCACTATCACTTTGGGCAACCGTATGGCCACGGCTTTTATTCCGGCGCCGGGGATATCCGAAGAAATTCTGGCCGAGGCCTCCCAACTGGCCTCGCTGTCCGACGAAACTCCTGAGGGCAGGTCCATAGTTGTGCTGGCCAAGAAACGCTTTGAACTGCGCGCCCGCGAGCTGCATCCGGCGGAAGCGTCGTTCGTGCCTTTTTCGGCGGCCACCCAGATGAGCGGCATAGACATGAAAGGCCCCGACGGAAAAGTGGTCCGCTCCATAAGAAAAGGCGCCGTGGACGCCATCAGAGAACAGGCGGACGAGGCGGGATTGGAATTTCCGGCGGGACTGGAAGCCGCCCATAAAGAGATATCCAGAAGCGGCGGCACTCCGCTGGGCGTGGCCGAGAACGGCAAAATTATCGGCCTTATACATCTCAAAGACATGGTCAAAGGCGGCATAAAAGAGCGCTTCGCGGAACTGCGCAAAATGGGCATACGGACGGTGATGATAACCGGCGACAATCCGCTCACCGCCGCCGCCATAGCCGCTGAGGCCGGGGTGGACGATTTTATCTCACAGGCCACGCCTGAATCCAAGCTGGCAAGGATACGGCGGGAGCAGGAGATGGGCCATCTTGTGGCCATGACCGGCGACGGCACGAATGACGCGCCTGCGCTCGCCCAGGCTGACGTGGGAGTGACCATGAACACCGGCACGCAGGCAGCGCGTGAAGCCGGCAACATGGTTGATTTGGAGAGTAATCCCACCAAACTCATAGAAATAGTGGAAATAGGCAAGCAGCTGCTGATGACCCGGGGAGCCCGGACCACCTTCAGCATCGCCAACGACGTGGCCAAGTACTTCGCCATCATCCCGGCATTGTTCGCCACGCTTTATATGACCGCAAAGCACGGCGGGGCGCTTTCAGCGCTGAATATAATGGGGCTGCATTCGCCCCAGAGCGCTATCTTGAGCGCTGTTATCTTCAACGCTATCATCATAGTGCTGCTGATACCGCTTGCGCTCAGGGGTGTGGCTTACCGCCCGGAAAGCGCGGGCGCGGTGCTGCGGCGCAACATTCTCATTTACGGCGCGGGAGGCATAGTCGCGCCGTTCATCGGCATAAAGCTGATAGACATGCTGATAACTGCGGTAAGGTTGGTGTGA
- the kdpA gene encoding potassium-transporting ATPase subunit KdpA encodes MNMFDIIQIAVYTGLLILLTPPLGVYMARVFAGERTILSPILSPLEKLICKLGGVDPAKEMNWLEYSKAVIIFSALSLAAVFLMQVLQAYLPLNPDHLGSVEWTSALNTAVSFMTNTNWQGYAGETTMSFFTQMLGLAVQNFLSAAAGIGVFLALARGISRKTTDLIGNFWADLVRCIIYVLLPLSLVLAFVLVSQGVVQNFSATRTVTTLEGAKQGIPMGPAASQIAIKQLGTNGGGFFNANSAHPFENPTPLSNFLEAFAILLIPAALVYTYGIMIKDKKHAWVLYAVMLAIWAGGLGVSLYSEHDASVRLFNGRPLMEGKETRFGVTNSLLWATATTVASNGSVNAMHSSLSPLAGGMAMFNMHLGEIIFGGVGSGMYGMLFFVLMTVFLAGLMVGRTPEYLGKKIEKREVQMAMIGMLGPGALMLIGTAAACVLPAGLASLSAKGPHGFSEMLYAYTSAAANNGSAFAGLNANTHFYNLTLAFNMLAGRFICLLPALAIAGSLAGKKSAPPSAGTFSTGGFLFALLLTGVIIIVGVLTFVPALVLGPVLEHMLMVNGIFNF; translated from the coding sequence ATGAACATGTTTGACATTATACAGATAGCGGTATATACCGGTCTTTTGATACTACTTACTCCGCCGCTCGGGGTTTACATGGCCCGGGTATTCGCGGGGGAAAGAACCATACTTTCGCCTATCCTGTCCCCGCTGGAAAAGCTGATCTGTAAGCTGGGCGGCGTTGATCCTGCCAAAGAAATGAACTGGCTGGAATACTCCAAGGCGGTAATCATTTTCAGCGCTCTCAGCCTTGCCGCAGTATTCCTCATGCAGGTCTTACAGGCTTACCTGCCGCTCAATCCCGACCATTTAGGCAGTGTGGAATGGACTAGCGCCCTGAATACCGCTGTCAGTTTTATGACCAACACCAACTGGCAGGGGTACGCCGGCGAAACGACTATGAGCTTTTTCACCCAGATGCTGGGCCTGGCCGTCCAGAATTTTTTGAGCGCGGCCGCGGGCATAGGGGTCTTCCTCGCTCTCGCGCGCGGGATCTCCAGAAAGACCACCGACTTGATAGGCAACTTCTGGGCCGACCTGGTCCGCTGCATTATTTATGTGCTTTTGCCGCTCTCGCTGGTTCTGGCTTTTGTCCTTGTCAGCCAGGGAGTAGTCCAGAATTTCTCGGCCACCCGCACGGTAACCACGCTCGAAGGTGCGAAACAGGGGATACCGATGGGACCGGCGGCTTCGCAGATAGCCATAAAACAACTAGGAACCAACGGCGGCGGATTTTTCAACGCCAACAGCGCACACCCTTTTGAAAATCCCACACCCCTTTCCAACTTTCTGGAGGCATTCGCCATACTTCTGATCCCGGCCGCGCTGGTCTACACTTACGGGATCATGATAAAGGACAAAAAGCACGCCTGGGTACTGTATGCCGTAATGTTAGCCATATGGGCAGGCGGTCTCGGTGTTTCGCTCTATTCAGAGCATGATGCGTCCGTGCGTCTGTTTAACGGCAGGCCGCTAATGGAAGGAAAAGAGACGCGCTTCGGAGTGACTAACAGTTTGCTCTGGGCCACGGCCACCACGGTCGCTTCCAACGGCTCCGTCAACGCCATGCACTCAAGCCTCTCGCCGCTTGCCGGCGGAATGGCGATGTTCAATATGCATCTGGGCGAGATAATTTTCGGCGGGGTCGGCTCCGGGATGTACGGCATGCTTTTCTTTGTGCTTATGACGGTTTTCCTGGCCGGGCTTATGGTGGGCAGAACGCCCGAATACCTGGGGAAAAAGATAGAAAAGCGCGAGGTGCAGATGGCCATGATAGGGATGCTCGGGCCCGGCGCGCTGATGCTTATAGGTACGGCGGCGGCCTGCGTCCTTCCGGCCGGGCTCGCCTCCCTTTCGGCTAAAGGCCCGCACGGCTTCAGCGAAATGCTTTACGCCTACACCTCCGCGGCCGCCAATAACGGCAGCGCTTTCGCGGGCTTGAACGCCAACACGCACTTTTATAATCTGACTCTCGCCTTCAATATGCTTGCCGGGCGCTTTATCTGCCTGCTTCCGGCGCTTGCCATAGCGGGCTCTCTGGCGGGCAAGAAGTCCGCCCCGCCCTCGGCCGGCACTTTTTCCACTGGCGGCTTCCTGTTCGCGCTTCTGCTGACCGGCGTGATAATAATAGTTGGCGTGCTCACTTTCGTCCCGGCGCTGGTGCTGGGGCCGGTTCTTGAACATATGCTGATGGTAAACGGCATCTTTAATTTCTAG
- a CDS encoding C1 family peptidase — translation MKINFLLTALAVVAFGSGAGAQDVSFDSLYNGMAIKAAPVTEPAAAPAATLKTSTAVPVKPEKANPEFSYEKLITAPVWKFTRPDPASVDLRDGFSAAKHQGSRNVCNVFAALGLAEYLVWKNEGAKPDFSEEFLYYNAKLNFTGKPELEAYKKEPGLAGYVAVDALRGGVVAENEWPFKASLPAHDPVPPLTDPDVGTPPRGIEGKILDYRFSPLAVRRTEIKEFIIKEQRPVVMNLMIYMENIDNASGRISDPSGDQRAKCFASGDNCGGHVVLLTGYDQDAKEFIFRNSWGAKWGEGGFGRISEKYLMENCEGCHYLDKLDSMSAASRSMEVNSAYGWSASLK, via the coding sequence ATGAAAATAAATTTTCTTTTAACGGCACTGGCTGTAGTGGCTTTCGGCTCCGGCGCGGGAGCGCAGGATGTTTCTTTTGACTCGCTCTATAATGGCATGGCCATTAAAGCCGCCCCGGTGACCGAACCTGCGGCAGCTCCCGCGGCGACACTTAAGACTTCAACTGCCGTTCCGGTCAAACCCGAAAAGGCAAATCCGGAATTCTCTTATGAAAAGCTTATAACCGCCCCGGTGTGGAAATTTACCCGCCCCGACCCCGCCAGTGTGGATTTAAGAGACGGATTTTCCGCCGCCAAACATCAGGGCAGCCGTAATGTGTGCAATGTGTTCGCGGCGCTCGGCCTCGCTGAATACCTTGTGTGGAAAAACGAAGGCGCTAAGCCGGATTTTTCCGAAGAATTCCTTTATTACAACGCAAAGCTGAATTTTACCGGCAAACCGGAATTGGAGGCTTACAAAAAAGAACCGGGGCTTGCGGGTTATGTGGCGGTTGACGCTTTACGCGGCGGGGTGGTGGCGGAAAACGAATGGCCTTTCAAAGCTTCGCTGCCAGCGCACGATCCTGTCCCGCCCCTGACGGATCCCGACGTCGGCACGCCTCCCAGGGGAATTGAAGGAAAAATACTGGACTACCGGTTTTCGCCGCTGGCCGTGCGCCGAACGGAAATAAAGGAGTTTATAATTAAGGAACAACGGCCGGTGGTAATGAATCTGATGATTTATATGGAAAACATAGATAATGCTTCCGGCCGCATAAGCGACCCTTCCGGCGACCAGCGCGCGAAGTGTTTTGCTTCCGGCGATAATTGCGGCGGACACGTGGTGCTTTTAACCGGTTACGACCAGGACGCAAAAGAATTTATTTTCCGCAATTCGTGGGGCGCTAAATGGGGCGAGGGGGGGTTCGGCAGAATTTCAGAAAAATACCTGATGGAAAACTGCGAGGGCTGCCATTATCTGGATAAACTTGACTCTATGAGCGCCGCCTCGCGTTCCATGGAAGTGAACAGCGCCTACGGCTGGTCGGCGTCGCTGAAATAA
- a CDS encoding C1 family peptidase, producing MKNNRKSFVSGFAAFLLLLAGTAPSFSQEKLSGNLKEQLNTIQTLIDQKGGKWVAGETSLSNLSMDEWMMRVGLNFKSLNAPPLPALDESKVPASLDWRDNNGNYVTPIRNQKKCGSCWAFSLTGGLESYVLVTQNQPGKNLDLSEQIMVSCSGVGSCNGGTLDADYLQSTGLPLETVYPYTATDGTCSSAAPGWESATYKIGAWGSVAKKLATVKAALVKYGPLPTAFMVYEDFMHYKSGIYSYTTGKKLGGHAVLLVGYNDAEQYFIVKNSWDTGWGENGFFKIAYSEMNTVVNFGLSTIAYQTKSAKDPAASFSEDTAWKRAAPLFAPLLQWQQ from the coding sequence ATGAAAAACAACAGGAAAAGTTTCGTTTCCGGGTTCGCGGCCTTTCTGTTGCTGCTGGCCGGCACCGCGCCGTCCTTCAGCCAGGAGAAGCTTTCCGGGAATCTGAAAGAGCAGCTAAACACTATCCAGACTCTCATCGACCAAAAAGGCGGTAAATGGGTAGCCGGGGAAACCTCCCTTTCCAATCTGTCAATGGATGAATGGATGATGCGCGTCGGTCTGAATTTCAAATCGCTCAACGCCCCGCCTCTCCCCGCTTTAGACGAGTCAAAGGTTCCCGCGAGCCTGGATTGGCGGGACAACAACGGCAATTATGTGACCCCTATCCGAAACCAGAAGAAATGCGGTTCTTGCTGGGCGTTCTCTCTTACGGGGGGACTGGAATCCTACGTGCTGGTGACCCAGAATCAACCCGGCAAGAATTTGGACCTTTCCGAACAGATAATGGTCTCCTGCAGCGGCGTGGGGTCATGCAACGGCGGCACTCTGGATGCCGATTATCTGCAAAGCACCGGCCTGCCTCTTGAAACCGTCTATCCCTATACCGCCACCGACGGAACCTGCTCCTCCGCCGCGCCCGGCTGGGAGAGCGCGACCTACAAGATCGGGGCCTGGGGTTCCGTCGCCAAGAAACTCGCCACCGTTAAGGCGGCCCTGGTTAAATACGGGCCTTTGCCTACCGCCTTTATGGTATACGAGGACTTTATGCATTATAAGTCGGGGATATACTCTTATACAACCGGCAAAAAATTAGGCGGGCATGCCGTCCTGCTGGTGGGGTATAACGACGCCGAGCAGTATTTCATCGTGAAAAACAGCTGGGATACCGGCTGGGGGGAAAACGGCTTCTTTAAGATCGCCTATTCCGAGATGAATACTGTCGTTAACTTCGGTTTGAGCACCATCGCCTATCAAACCAAGAGCGCGAAAGACCCCGCCGCCAGCTTCAGCGAAGACACGGCCTGGAAGCGGGCTGCTCCCCTGTTTGCGCCCCTGCTTCAGTGGCAGCAATAA